From Myxococcus guangdongensis:
CGGCCACGCGGTCCTGCAGGGGCGCCCACGCGTCGTCGAACGCGGTGTGGTCCTCCAGCGTGCGGCCCCAGCGGTCCTCCACCTTGCGCACGAAGTACGTGGGCTTCTTGCGGCCGTAGCGGTTGAACGTCGCGTACGCGTTGGCCAGGTCCACCGGGTACACGCACGACGAGCCGAGCGCCGCGGAGAAGTCCATGTTCATGGGCGTGGTGATGCCGAGCTTCGTGCTCCACGCCGCCATGTTCTTCACGCCCACCGCGCCGAAGGTCTTCACCGCGGGGATGTTCATCGAGTTCACCAGCGCCGTGCGCAAGAGCACGTCCCCCACGAACTCCTCGCTGTAGTTGGCCGGCTTCCAGGACACCTTGTTGTCCGGGTCGTGCTCGACGATCGGCGAGTCGACGATGACGGTGGCCTCCGTCCAGTTGAGCTGCTCGAGCGCCGCCGAGTACACGAACGGCTTGAACGAGGAGCCCGGCTGACGGCACGCCTGGAAGGCGCGGTTGAACTCGTTGTCGTCGAAGTCGTAACCGCCCACCATCGCCGTGAGGTACTGGCGGTGGGGGTCCACGGACACGAGCGCGCTCTGGGCCTCGGGCGTCTGCTCCAGCCGGAAGAGCTTTACGCCCTCCGCGGGGATGTCCTCGGCCAGCTTCTTGTCCCACTGCTCCTTGTCGTCCGTGAGGTCCTTCTTCGTCACGTGGCGCACCACCACCAGGTCGCCCACCGCGATGGCCTTCTTCACCGACGAAATCATCATCGCCGGGTAGTAGCCCTCCGGGTTCACCTTGCGCGCCCAGCGCATGCCCAAGAGCGGCAGCCGCGCCGCGTGCGGGCCCACCTGGATGTCCGCGCCCTTGCCGTCGTCATCAATCTTGGTGACGGCCGCCACGTACAGCCGCCCCTCGACGAGCTCGTCCTGGCCCATGGCCTTGCGCGACTTGTCGAGGAAGACCTTCAGCTCCTCGGCCGTCAGCTGCTTCACCGGCCCGCGCCAGCCCTGGCGCTTGTCCACCGACAACAAGCCGTCCATCACCGCGTCCTGGGCGGCGCGCTGACGCTCGCTGTCCATGGTGGTGAAGATCTTCAGGCCCTCCTTGAGGAGCACCGGGTTGCCGTAGCGGTCCACCACGTCCTTGCGGACCTGCTCGACGAAGTACGGGGCGAACTCGTGGAAGACGTCCTCCACGGGGAACACCTTCACCGCCTCCGCGTTGGCCGTGTCGTGCTCGGCCTGGGAGATCATGCCCTCGTTCAGCATGCGGCGCAGCACGTAGGCGCGGCGCTTGCGAGCCGCGTCCGGACGCAGGAACGGCGAGTAGCGGCTGGGCGCCTGGGGCAGGCCCGCGACGAGCGTCATCTCCCCGAGCGTCAAATCCCGCACGTCCTTGCGGTAGTAGTTCTCCGCCGCGCTCTGCACGCCGTAGCTGTGGTGCCCGAGGAAGACGTTGTTCAGGTAGAGGTAGAGGATCTCCTCCTTGGTCAGCGCCTGCTCCAGCCGCAGCGCGAGGATGGCCTCGCGAATCTTGCGGGTGAGCGTCTTGGCCGTCGCGGACTTGTAGCCCTCGGCGGAGATGAGCACCGCCTTCGCCGTCTGCTGCGTCAGCGTGGAGCCACCCTGGATGCCGCCGGAGCGCAGGCCCAGCTTGGAGCCGATGGTCTTGAACGCCGCGCGCGCGGTGCCCAGCACGTCCACGCCGAAGTGGTCGAAGAAGCTGGAGTCCTCGCTGGCGATGAAGGCCTGCACCAGGCGCTTCGGGATGCGCTCGTAGGGCACCACCTTGCGCCGCTCGTTGTAGAACTCGCCGGCCAGCACCGCGTCGTCGGTGTAGACCTCCGTGACGATGGGCGGCCAGTACTCGTCCACCTTGGGGATGGCGGGCAGCCCGTCCGCGTACACGTAGTAGATGGCGACCAGGCCCACCGCGCCCGCCGTGGCGCCCGTCAGCGCGAGCCACCCACCCAGCTTCAGCAACACCTTCCACCAGCGGCCCGGGGGAACCCCCTTCAGCACCAGCTTCGAGCGGCTGCGGTCAGTCGTCTTGGAGTCGGACATACGTGTTTCGAAACCTCGCGGGCTTCCAATGCCTCAGGGCAGCAACGCGGCCCGCTTGAGCACGTCTCGGAGCTCGGGTGGGAGGGGGGCCTCCACGGCCACCTTGCCACCGCCCTCCGGGTGGGGAAATTCGATGCGCTCGGCATGCAGGAACAACCGCTTGAGCCCCCAGCGCGCCTGCACGTCGCGGTTGAAGGCGAAGTCACCGTATTTCTTGTCGCCGACCACCGGGTGTCCGATGGCCGTCAGGTGCCTTCTTATCTGATGGGTGCGCCCGGTCTCGATGGCGCAGGACAGGAGCGCCACCTCGCCAGACTGCTTGACGACCTTCCACCGGGTGAGGGCCTCCTGCATGTTCACCCCTCGGCGGGCCTTGGACTCGGCCGTCTGCTGGTGCTCCGACAGGGGCAGGTCGATGACGCCGGACTCCTTGGGCATCTTCCCCTTCACCAGGGTGAGGTAGCGCTTCTTGGAGAGCCCGTGGGTGAAGACCTCCGTGAAGTGCACCATCGCCGGGCGCCGCTTGGCGACGAGGATGACGCCGGAGGTCTCCCGGTCCAGCCGGTGGGCGGGAGAGGCGGTGAAGTCGTTGCGGACGGCCTTGGGACCCAGGTAGGCGCGCACGTAGTCCACCAGCGTGCCCCCGGTGATGCCGGAGCCGGTATGGACGGCCATCCCGCTGGGCTTGTCCACCGCCATCAGCCAATCATCCTCTCTGAGAATCACGAGCCGGCTGGGGTCCACCGGCGGGGGCGGACGGTCCACTTTCGGACGGTCCTCTCCCTTGAGCGTCTGCTCGTCTCCCCGGATGGTGAGCACGTCTCCTTCGGCGAGCAACTGCTCGGGCTGGGCGCGCTTCCCGTTCACCCGCACCTTCTTGGTGCGAATCATCTTGAACAGGTGGCTGACGGGAACGGTGGGAAGGCGCTTGCGCAGGTGCTTGTCCAGGCGCATCCCGGCGGTGTCGGTCTCGATTCGGTACTCGATCATTTGTGCTGGCGCGCGGACCAGACCATACGAATAATCCCCGGTCCATGCCGAAAGCCCCCAGTATCGAGAAGCTCCTCCAGAACGGGTCGGCCGAGTGGAACCGACTGCGCAAGGGCGGTCAGGTCCCGACCGAGCACACTGGCGCCACCTTCACGCAACTTTTCTCCGCGAACGCGGACCTGTCGGGCCTCGGGCTCGTGGGCTCCGAGTGGGAGCGGTGCGATCTGTCCAAAATCAACTTCCGGGACTCGGACCTGTCCAACGCCTATTTCCACGGCGGACGGCTGCAGGACTGTGACTTCCGGGGTGCGAACCTCGAGGGCGCGACCTTCGAGAAGCTGAAGCTGTTGCGCTGTGATTTCACGGGCGCCAAGGGTCTGGACGACCTGGAGATGGACGACGTGGACATGGACCGCGTCGTCGGTCTGGACGGTGAGGAGGCCCCGCCTCCGCCGCCTCCGCCCGCCCAGGGAATCACGGCGTTCACCCGCGAACAGCGCGAGAAGGCGCTCGGGGTGCAGGCCTCGGCGCTGCTACAGGGTGAGCCCACGCAGGAGGAGCTGCCGCCGTTCAAGCCGCAGGACCCGCCCGGCTCGTTGTTCTTCCGGGGCCTGAAGCGCCTGGCGATGCCGCCGTTGTGGGTGTTGGACGTGCCGGGGCTGAGGCCGCTGGTGCCGCAGCGGATGCCGCCGGGCAGCTCGCTGGAGACGCTCTACCGCGAGGCGGTGAAGACGCGGCTGGAGAACAAGAAGCCGTTGGCGGACAGCTCGGTGGTGGAGAAGGCGCAGAAGGCGCTGCACCTGGGCGCGAAGGACGCGGCGGTGTCGGCCATGTACCTGCGCGAGGTGGGCGTGGTGCCGCTGTTCCGCTTCTCCGCGGCGCAGGTGTTGAAGAAGGCGCTGCGCGAGGAGGTGGAGGTGGATGACCTGACGGGCTCCATCGACCCGCGGACGACGGGCGCGCTCCTGGAGCTGCGGCTGACGCACGAGGTGGTGGAGCACCTGCCGGTGGCGCGGCAGCGGCTGGCGGCGACGCAGCTGTACACGGCGCTGTTGGAGGCGGGCTTCAACCCGGAGAACAACTGGGACGAGGCGCTGGAGTCGAGCGAGTTCTCGATGCAGCTGGCGCGTGAGGCGACGGGCGAGGACCGTGACGCGCTGTTCGAGGGCTTCCAGGTCTTCTCGGCGCTGCCCGAGGAGGCGCGGCTGCGCCGGCTGGCGTACCTGGCCGAGTCGGTGACCAACCTGGAGCTGGTGAGCCGGCTGCCGGAGGGGATGGAGCCGTCGTGGCTGAACGGCCCGGAGACGCGCGAGTGCGACAACCGGGAGATGACGTACGTGCAGTCGCTGAAGGCGGAGGAGATCCCGACCAAGGTGGCGGCGCTGGCGAAGGCGGAGCTCGGCGTTCCCGAGGGCGAGGTGCCCGAGGAGAGCGACGGGGACTTGTTCATCCACCTGCGCTGTGACGTGTGTGGCAAGGAGAAGCTCATCGTCCAATCGCCGGAGGAGTGACGGCGAGGCAGGACGGTTGAGGCCCACGGGGCCGCTGGGGTTCCACTTCGGAACCCGGCGGCCCCGTGGTGTTTGTGGAGTGCGGTGGATTGACGGTGCGCGCGGTGCTCGCGCACGCTCGAGACATGGTCGACGACGCTCGGGTGTCGGCGGTGCCCTTGGATGGCTGGTCCAAGTGGGGATTGATGACGCAGTTGCTGCTCGCCGTCGTCCTGTTCGCGGCGGTTCCGTATGCGTCGTCGATGGTGCCCTTCGAGCGCATCTACATCGACGGGCCCTACAAGGCCCCGCACATGGAAGACCCGATGTTCCCCATGCGGTGGCGGCTCATCGCGCTCGGGGCCTGGGTTCCATTCCTCTCGATGCCGTTCGCAATCCTCGCGTGGAGAAGACGGCACACGCACCTGGGACTCGCGCTGCTGCAAGTGAGCCTGCTGCTGTGTATCTGCGTCATCGGGTGGAGGAACTTCCCGTACTACGCGCTGGGCATCTACCGGGCT
This genomic window contains:
- a CDS encoding penicillin-binding protein 1A, with product MSDSKTTDRSRSKLVLKGVPPGRWWKVLLKLGGWLALTGATAGAVGLVAIYYVYADGLPAIPKVDEYWPPIVTEVYTDDAVLAGEFYNERRKVVPYERIPKRLVQAFIASEDSSFFDHFGVDVLGTARAAFKTIGSKLGLRSGGIQGGSTLTQQTAKAVLISAEGYKSATAKTLTRKIREAILALRLEQALTKEEILYLYLNNVFLGHHSYGVQSAAENYYRKDVRDLTLGEMTLVAGLPQAPSRYSPFLRPDAARKRRAYVLRRMLNEGMISQAEHDTANAEAVKVFPVEDVFHEFAPYFVEQVRKDVVDRYGNPVLLKEGLKIFTTMDSERQRAAQDAVMDGLLSVDKRQGWRGPVKQLTAEELKVFLDKSRKAMGQDELVEGRLYVAAVTKIDDDGKGADIQVGPHAARLPLLGMRWARKVNPEGYYPAMMISSVKKAIAVGDLVVVRHVTKKDLTDDKEQWDKKLAEDIPAEGVKLFRLEQTPEAQSALVSVDPHRQYLTAMVGGYDFDDNEFNRAFQACRQPGSSFKPFVYSAALEQLNWTEATVIVDSPIVEHDPDNKVSWKPANYSEEFVGDVLLRTALVNSMNIPAVKTFGAVGVKNMAAWSTKLGITTPMNMDFSAALGSSCVYPVDLANAYATFNRYGRKKPTYFVRKVEDRWGRTLEDHTAFDDAWAPLQDRVAAGYARLFEPGEQVMSAEVGFILTHLLRGVVLQGTGGPATRLGKPAAGKTGTTNDSFDAWFAAYTRDLVTVAWVGYDLNPHPLGRYETGGRAALPIWLNYMKRALEGRPQSEFFPWQSMDLVRLHIDKKTGKIAPAGSKNSELMFFKKGTEPKDAVPDKNTVDVDQFMMGAQ
- a CDS encoding RluA family pseudouridine synthase — translated: MIEYRIETDTAGMRLDKHLRKRLPTVPVSHLFKMIRTKKVRVNGKRAQPEQLLAEGDVLTIRGDEQTLKGEDRPKVDRPPPPVDPSRLVILREDDWLMAVDKPSGMAVHTGSGITGGTLVDYVRAYLGPKAVRNDFTASPAHRLDRETSGVILVAKRRPAMVHFTEVFTHGLSKKRYLTLVKGKMPKESGVIDLPLSEHQQTAESKARRGVNMQEALTRWKVVKQSGEVALLSCAIETGRTHQIRRHLTAIGHPVVGDKKYGDFAFNRDVQARWGLKRLFLHAERIEFPHPEGGGKVAVEAPLPPELRDVLKRAALLP
- a CDS encoding pentapeptide repeat-containing protein, with protein sequence MPKAPSIEKLLQNGSAEWNRLRKGGQVPTEHTGATFTQLFSANADLSGLGLVGSEWERCDLSKINFRDSDLSNAYFHGGRLQDCDFRGANLEGATFEKLKLLRCDFTGAKGLDDLEMDDVDMDRVVGLDGEEAPPPPPPPAQGITAFTREQREKALGVQASALLQGEPTQEELPPFKPQDPPGSLFFRGLKRLAMPPLWVLDVPGLRPLVPQRMPPGSSLETLYREAVKTRLENKKPLADSSVVEKAQKALHLGAKDAAVSAMYLREVGVVPLFRFSAAQVLKKALREEVEVDDLTGSIDPRTTGALLELRLTHEVVEHLPVARQRLAATQLYTALLEAGFNPENNWDEALESSEFSMQLAREATGEDRDALFEGFQVFSALPEEARLRRLAYLAESVTNLELVSRLPEGMEPSWLNGPETRECDNREMTYVQSLKAEEIPTKVAALAKAELGVPEGEVPEESDGDLFIHLRCDVCGKEKLIVQSPEE